The nucleotide sequence GGAAAAGTCGCGGCGGAGGCACTAAATGAAGAAGCAATTCGTTGTGTGAATTACTTCTTCATTTGGTGCCGTGTACCCGTGCCCAGCGCAAGTATTCATCAAAGCCAAACAACGGCTTTGATAAATACTTGGTGCCTCCGCCGCGACTTTTCCCCCGCGGCGGACCGATAACAGAGGTATGCCTACGACCATGCCATCGGCGCCGGATTTCCACCAGATGCTCCAATCGCAATTCGCCGGCGGCGGACCGGGGATGGTGATGCTGGTCCTCTGGGGATTGCTGCTGTGCTTTCTGGGATATCCGCTGCTGAGGATCCAACTGGTGATGGCGGGCCTGGTCGGGGGAATCCTGCTGGGAGCGATTTCCGCCGCGGCCCTGTACACCCAACCGACCGGGACTGACTACCTGATCTTCTGCCTGGCCGGGGCGATCCTGCTGGGACTGTTGAGCTGGTTCCTTTACCGCCTGGTGCTGGGGCTGGCGGTGCTGGCCGGCGCCACCGCACTGACGGCGACGCTGATGAACTACACGCACACATCCTGGATCGTCGGGGGGTTGATCGGACTGGTGTTGGCGCTGCTGGTGTTTGTCTACACGCGGCCGCTCGTGATCGTGCTGACGGGCGTCAGCGGCAGCGTCAACGCGGTGTTGGCCGCGACGCTTCTGGCGGTGGGCGCCGCGGGGCCGGAGGACTTGTGGCAGGTCTTTCGCGGCAACGTGTTGACGGGCATTATCGCCGCCGGGGCGGCTTTCGTTCTGGCGGCTTTGGGGTTATACTGCCAGTTCCGCCTGGCGCGAAAGTATCGGATGTGGATGGCCCCCGAGAAGGAGACCCAGGCCGCAGGATAGAGAATTGCAGATTTCTGATTTGGGATTGCGGATTGATACGGCAGGCGCCAATCCGAAATCCGAAATCCCAAATCCGCAATTGAGGGAACCAAACGCCCTTCCGGGCGTCCTACGTACAGGAGTTGTAAATGGCCGAACGAACCGAGAATCTGCGAGATTCGATCGAAACCCTCAGGGCCCGGATCAAATCCATCCGGGACTCTCTTTGACTTTGCAGGCAAGAAGTCGCGGTTGGGAGAACTTGAGACGCAGATGTCGGCGCAGGGATTCTGGGACAACGCCGAGGCCGCCAAGATCGTCGTCGCCGAGCTCAAGGCCGCCAAGGCCGTCGTCGACCCGATCGCGGCGATGACCAAGCGCGTCGAGGACGCCGCGGCGCTGGAAGAACTGGCACGCGAGGAAGGCTGCGACGAGACGATGGCCGAAGCGTCCGGCGAGGTCGACAAGATCGCCGCCTCGCTGGAGCGACTGGAACTGGCGACGCTGCTGTCGGGCGAACATGACGCCGGATCGTGCTACTTCTCGATTCATGCCGGCGCCGGCGGCACGGAAAGCTGCGACTGGGCGGAGATGCTCATGCGAATGTACATCCGATATTTCCAGCGCAGCGGGTACGCCACCGACGAGATCGACCGCGTCGACGGCGAAGAGGCCGGAATCCGCTCGGTGACCTTCAATGTCCGCGGGCCTTACGCGTACGGGTACCTCTCGGCCGAGCGGGGCGTGCATCGTCTGGTGCGCGTCAGCCCGTTCGATTCGCAGAACCGCCGCCACACGAGCTTCGCCTCGGTGGACGTTCTGCCGGAGCTGGACGACGTGGTGCTGGATATCGACTGGGCCAAGGAAGTGCGCGAAGACATTTTCCGCTCCAGCGGCCCGGGCGGGCAGAACGTCAACAAGGTTTCCAGCGCCATCCGCCTGACGCACCTGGAGACGGGCATCGTCGTGCAGTGCCAGAACGACCGCTCCCAGCACAAGAATCGAGCCGAGGCCCGCAAGATGCTCTCGGCCAAGCTGTACCAGCGCGAGCAGGCCAAGCGCGACGCCGAGTTGAGCAAGCTTTACGGCGAGAAGGGCGAGATCGCCTTCGGCAACCAGATCCGCTCGTACGTGCTGTACCCCTACCAGCTCGTGCGGGACGAGCGGACGGACCTCAAGAGCCCCCACACCGACCGCGTGCTCGACGGCGACATCCAGGAGTTCATCGACGCGGCCCTGCGGCTTCGCGCCGAAAAGGGCCAGTAGCGAAAAAATATTGGGCCACAGAAACACAGAGAACACCGAGAAGAAGTGAATAGTGGAAAGACGAGTTCTTCTTCCACTGAGTTTCTTCCTCTCTGTGAGCTCCGTGCCTCTGTGGCCCAGCCGAGCTGCGAAAAGGACCGGACCGATTACTTGAAAGGATCGGGCAAACCTGACATAATTCGATAAGCGGCTGCTGCGACCGTCGGGGGGGAACCGCCCCGGAGCCGGAGGCAGGCGATGCGGTGCCCACGGCAGTCAAACCGTCGAGGACTCAAGGTGATACCATGCGACGATTAGCCCTGATTCTCCTGTGCGTGACGCTGCTCTTTTCTCTTCTGGCCGCATCCGCCGACGCCAAGCCGCGGCGCAAGGCACGCAAGGGCGCCGAGCCCGCCGCCGAGTTCTCCGACGAGAACGTCGCCAAGGCGATCAAGTCCGCCATCGATTTCCTCTACTCCGCCCAGAACGCCGACGGTAGTTGGCCCGCCCACGGGCAGTTCAAGACCGGCCCGACCGCCATGGCCACCTACGCCTTGCTCTCTGCCGGAATCAACCCCCAGGAAGAGCGGCTCAAGAAGGCCCTGGAGTGGCTCAAGGCCAACGACTCCACGCACACCTACGACCTCGGGCTGCGATGTTACGCCTGGCACCTGGCCAACAACTCCACGCTGGGTCGCTATCGCGAGCAACTGATGAAGGAAGCCGCCCTGCTCGTGGCCTCCACCGCCACCGGCTCGTACGGGTACACCTCCGACGGTAAGCCCGCCGGCGGCGACCACTCCAACAGCCAGTACGGTCTGCTGGGCGTGTGGGCGGCGGCCGCCGACGGCATCGACATCTCCCCGGATTATTGGAACAAGGTCCTCAAGCACTGGGTTGGCGCCCAGTGCGACGACGGTGGATGGCAGTACAGCGGCAAGGCTGCTGTCGGCAAAAACACCATGACCGTCGCGGGCATCGCGACGCTCTACATCTGTTACGACTACTCCGGTCTGGCCGACGCCAATCCCGGAAAGCGGTTCGACGCCATCCAGAAGGGGCTGGACTGGTTGGACAAGAACTTCGCTCCCGGTGGCGACGGATACTACAACTACGGCGTCGAGCGCGTGGGCGTGGCCGCCGGGTACAAGTGGTTCGGCGAGCATGACTGGTACAAGGAAATCGCCAGCACCCTGCTGCGGACACAGGCGCCCAACGGCGCCTGGCCCGGTGGATGGGGCGACGTCCCCAACACCTCGTTCGGTCTGTTGTTCCTCATTCGCGGGCGACAGCCCATCCTCTTCAACAAGCTCCAGCACGGCGGCGACTGGGACCGCCGCAGCCGCGACCTGGCGGCCGTGACGCGCTGGGTGAGCCTGAACCTCGAGTCGGAAGTGAACTGGCAGATCGTGGATTTCAAGCACCCCGTCGACGAGTGGCACGATGCGTCGATTCTGTACATTACCGGCACGAGCGACCCGAAACTGACGCCAGAGCACCTGGAGATGCTCAAGAAATTCGTCGAGGACGGCGGGACGATCTTCACCGTGGTGCAGCAGGGGGGCTCGGCGTTCAACACGGCCATGCAGTACGCCTACAAGATGATGTTCCCGGATTACCCGATCCAGCCGGTTGACGCAAAGGGCGCTTTGTATAGCTCGTACTTCGACATCAAGAAGGCCAGCATGTTCAGCGAAGTCACCAACGGCGCCCGTCCGCTGGTGGTGCATTGCGACGAAGACCTCGCCGCCCGATGGACGTCCAACCGCGCTTTGACCGATCCGAAGAACCGCGAATACCAGTTGGCGTACAATGTGGCCCGCTACGCCTTGGACAAGACCAGCGACCTGCCCGCCCGCGGGCACGTGTTCTGGCCTAAAGACGCCAAGGCCGCCGCCAACGCCAAGAGCATCGAAGTCTACCGCATCAAGTACAAGGGGCGGTGGAATCCCGAGCCCCGCGCCTGGGCCCGCTTCAAGGACATGATGGCCCAGGATGAGAACATCGTCATTACCCTGCCCGAGGCGGTGACGCTGGGCGATCTGCCCGCCGGCGCCAAAGTCGCCCACATGACCGGGTCAGGCGACGGCGAGTTTTCCGACGAAGAGGCCAAGAAGCTCGCCGCCTTCGTCAACGGCGGCGGAACGCTCATCATCGACTCTGCCGGCGGAAACCCCGCCTTCACCGCTTGCGTCGAAAGCCTCCTGCGGCGAGCCTTCCCCGAACCCCGCAACAGCCTGACCTCCCTCTCTGCCGTGGCGCCGATGTTCCTCCTGCCTGACAGGGTGATCGAGAAATGCGGGTTCCGCATGCAGACCTCCGTCAAGGTCGCCGACCGCTCCCCGCAGTTCAAGTGCGTCACCGTCGCCGGCGGGCGCGCGGGCGTCATCTTCAGCCCGCTGGACCTGACCTGCGGGCTCATCGCCTGCCGCGCCGGCACCATCAACGGCTACGACATCGACACCGCCTTCGATCTGATGCGCAACCTGGTGATCTACGCCGACACCGTGCAGGCCGTGCCCGGTTCGGCCGCGTCCCAGCCGGCCGCGCCCGCCGCGCCCGCCGCCAAGCCGGTCGTCCCCGACACCAGCGGCGTCGGCGGAGCATATTGACAGCAGTGGTGTGTTGTGAGTGGTCAGTGGTGAGAAGAACGGGATGCAGTTCCCATGGCCCGACCCCGCTTGCGGTTTGGCGTTTCTTCTTGAATCTCAGATCTCAGATTCAGATTCTCAGACCCGGCGAATCGATGGTTCTGTCCCCCGGCGCATGGTCCTGCCCAGCCACACCGCCCCCGCGGCGCACGCCGCCATCCCCGCCACCCGGAATGTCCGCAGTTGCCACGGTTCCATCGCCCCGGCGCCCGTCGAGGGTTGGCTGGCCGCCAGGTGCTGCATCCCCGCCGCGGCTGTCAGCCCCAGCGCCATCAGACACATGATGAACCACACGCCCAGGGCGGCGCCGTTGCGGGCGTTGCCACGGGCCGCGCGGGCCATGGCGATCTGCGCCAGTCCCGTCACCGCCAGCAACACCAGCATGTGCATCCAGTACCCGCCCAGGTGGAACGGGAAGAAACTCTGTCGCCAAGCCGTCGTCAACGCCAGCGCCGCCGGAAGTAACGCCACGGCCACCACACTGCGCCCCGTCCCGGACAGGAACAGACCGCCGGCCAGCACCGCCGCCACCGGAACGCGCAAGTCGCCCACCACCCGCGTCGGAAGCGGCGCCTGACCGTGACTGAGCACCCACGCCACGCCTCCGCAGGCCGCCAGCGTCCCTGAAATCGCCAGGACCGCCAGAAGGCTCCACCGCCCCGCGACGGCCTTGTCGAGCGGGAGCATACCGTTGAGCAGCAGCGCCAGGACTGCCAGAAAGCATCCGCTGACCAGCACGCGACGCAGACCGTCGCTGTCGAAGCCCGCCGAATGAATCCCGTCCATCGCGCTGGTCTGCACCGCCAGTTCGCGGCCCTGGCCCAGCCACCACGCCGCCAGCACGATCAGCAGGCCCACCAGCAGCGTGATTGCCGGAACCGGACGACGCAGCAGCACCGACATAAGGCCGTTGAAGCCGCCTATTGCCGTCCCGGCCGCCGCCCCCGTCGCAATCACCGCCCAGGCCGCCCATCCGGCGTTCAACGCCGCCGCGGCGACGAGCCCTCCCACGGCCGCCACGGCCCAGACGCTCATGTCGATGGCTCCGCGCCGCATCGCCAGCAGCATCGCCATCGCCGGCGGCAGATACGGCGACGTTGCGCGGTCGGCCAACCAGATCATCGTCTGCAGCGACGACCCCTGCCACCACGGCAGCGTCACCGCCAGCGCCGACAGCGTCAGCAGGCAGTACAGATCCCGCCATACCGGCTTGGGGACCGTGGGGTGGGGCGTGAGTTTGTCTTCCAGCCAGGACAATTGCCTCTCCTTAAGCTCGACAAGTGTACCCGCCGGAGCGTATCCGAACACGCGGTTTTTGTTTATGGATCCTCACCGGCCTTGGGCGTCCCGCCCATGCTCCTGCCGTGTGGCATGGGCGTCTCGCCCATGCTCCCTGTTTTTGCGGTCAGGGACACGCACAACGGAGTTGTGCGTGGCACCCATCCCGCCCGTGCTCCCCGTGCCCATGCAACCCGCGCGGCAACTTCCTTAGCACCGCCTGCCGCCGCTTGGTACAATCTCACACTATGGCAAGACAAACCCGCCGAAGATGGTTCATCGTCGTGCTGCTGCTCGTGCTGGCCGCCGGCGCCGGCGTGCTGGGGCTGCGCGCCTTCGATATCGACCTGCTGGCCCCGCGCAGCGGCAACGACACCGCCTTCCATGCCACCCTCTCGTCCACGAGACCGTGGGCGGCGACCATGTCCAAGCCGGGCCTGCCCAACCTGCACCAGGTCAGCGAGACCCTCTATCGCGGCGCTCAGCCGACCGAGGAGGGCATGAAGCAGCTCAAGGCCATGGGCGTGCGGACGATCGTCAACTTGCGGTCGATGCACAGCGATCGCGATGAGATCGGACGCACCGGCCTGGCGTACGAGCACATTCGCATGAACGCCTGGCACGCCGAAGACGAAGACATCATCCGCTTCCTGCAGATCGTGACCGACCCGGCGCGCCAGCCGGTGTTCGTCCACTGCCAGCACGGCTCCGATCGCACCGGCACTATGTGCGCTGTCTACCGCATCGCCGTGCAAGGCTGGACCAAGGATCAGGCTCTTCAGGAGATGACCGAAGGCGACTTCGGTTTCCACGAAATCTGGCAGAACCTGCTGGTCTACATCAACGCCCTGGACATCGAAAAGATCCGTCTTCAAGCCGGAATTGTGCGTTAACCGGGCATTCCTTTTCCTTGCACTTTGTCCCAGCGAGGACGGCCCCGGTTTTGCCACGGGCGGGCGTTCTATGGTTTCTTCGGCGGATTGAGAACCCGCGCCGAGAAGACCGGGTCGTCAGCAATCGTCACCGCGACCTTATGGGTCGATATCTCGACCTCACGGTCGCTCTCATTGGGGCCTCCACGCTTGATGGCCTTCATGCGCAGGAGGAACTCCCACGATCCCGGGCCAATAACGTAGGGTTCCTGCGGATCGGACGTATCCACCAGGAACGACACCACCAGCATGCCCTCAGCCGTCTTGCGGATCTTGACCTTGTTGCCGTCGGCGTCGTTCTTGTCGCGCGAGGAGTAATTCAGGCCGATGTCCAGAGCCCTGTACCCGCCAGGGTCCAGCGGCTTGATCCAGAGCGTCTCGTCCTTCATGCGTTTGAAGCGCTCGCGGCTGGCGGCGACGGCGTCCTGGCCGGGGTTCTTCTCAAAGCCGATGCTGATCTCGTCGAGGTCCTCGGGCAGCTTGTACGCGCAGGTGATGTAGAACTTCTTGCCCAGGCTGACCTGGGCGGCGCGGCGGTCCTCTTCCGGCGTCTTGCCCAGACTGTCGGCGATCCACCCCTCAAGAAGTCCGACGGCGCCGGCCTCTCCGTCCTTGGCCAACTTTACCTGCGAGCCGAACCCCTTCTTCGCCAGGAGCGCTGCAGCATTACGGGCGATGGCGATGGCCTGCTCCTGGGTGACGGCGCCATCCTCCAAATGGAGGAAGAGCCTCACATGGAACCAGAGCTTGGCGCTGTCGAGCTGGACGTGGACCTGGCAGCCCTTGCCGTTGCTGTTGAGCATGATGAACATGTCGTTGCGGTCGAGTCCGAAACCCAGATCCTCGACGTAGCGGTATTTGTAGTAGGGGCTCTTGGGATTCTTGACCTGCTCGCGCCATCCCTTGGCGTCGCGACCCTTCCACTCGGCGATGGACTTGGCGGTGTACGGGGCGTTGATCGAGGCGAACAGCGTCATGTCCAGCCGCCGCAGGGGGCGGTTGTCCTGGACGGGCTGAGGCTGCTCGGCGTCGGGCGGGGCGTAGCGGTAGTACGCGCTGACGTGGCAGAAATAGGGAGCGCCTTTCTCCAGCGTCGAGCGCCCGGGGCGGTACGTGAAATCGGTCTTGCCGGTCTTCCTGTCGGTCTCCCAATGCCCGGAGATGAATGGGCGCCCGTCCGGCCGGGCGCCGTTGATGTTGTGCGAACACGGGACGCGGCAGAATCCGGCGTGGGGCTGCTTCTTCTGGGGAAACAGGCTACGGAACTCCTCGTCGGTCAGAAACAGCTTGTGTGCCGGCGGGGGGGCGTTTTCCCACGTCAAGTTCTTGTCCAGTGCGGCCGCCGGAGCGGCTGTCAGCAGAATTACGATAATCAGACAACACATCAGCGTCAGGTGCTCCGCCAATCGTCGAGTGGTAGTCATGTGTGGCCGCCTTATAGTCTGTTCATGAAGTGAGTATTGCCTGCTCTGTGTTCAATGCGTCTCTGTGGCCGAAGCAAAAACCGACGACGAGGACGAGGACGACGACGAGGACGATCCGCCCACGATGGCATATTCAACCTTGTTTGCGTTGAATAACGCGAACAACTTTCTGGATTCTTCCTGTGTCTCCATAGAACTGTCGTCTCAGTTGCTCAACGGCTGCGATGCGCTCTTCCGGCGGGCGCGACAGCCAGTACGCCAGGTCTCTGGCGGCTTGCGACTTGTCAGTGACATCGTGTTTGGCGACCACCCGCTCGATCATGATGTATATTATCGTCGAAAACGTGGACGCTCGGAAAGAACAAATCGTCAACCATCCCCCCTCTGCCATGGTTTTATTCTGTCCCAGAATCGCTTACACTTCGCCGCATGAATATTACTGCCGATCTTAGCGTGCGCAAGGCGCGGCCGCGCATTGGGCTGCTTCCTACGGGGCATTTGATCTATTGGGACCAGTTCCCCGGGCTCAAGCAGCGGGGGCTGGATATGTATGAGCGGTACCGCCGGCGGCTGGCGGAGATCGGCGACGTGATCTCGCCGGGCCTGGTGGATACCCCCGAAAAGGCCTGGCAGGCCGGGGCGACGTTCGCGGCCGAAAAGATCGACATCCTGCTGGTGCTGCCGCTGGGGTACACCACGGGCATCGTCGTGCTGCCGGCAGTGCGGGCCGTTGGCGACCGCCTGCCGCTGCGCATCCTCAACACGCACCTGGACGGCTCGTACGACTACAAGTCGGCCGACACGGCGACGTATCTCTATCACGAAGGCCCGTGCTGCATTCCCGAATACGCCGCGGGGCTGGTGAGCATGGGGCGCGAGTTCCGCGTGCGCACCGGGGCGTTTGGCTCGGGGCGGTTCTGGCAGCAGGTATCGGACGATTGCGTCGGGGCGGCCGCCGCTCGGGCGATGGGCGCGCTGAACGTGGGGCTGCTGGGCAACACGTACACCGGCATGGTGGACATGCCCACCGACGAGCATCGCTGGCTGCGTGCCAGCGGCCGCATGATCGTCCGCCCGGAGGTCGAGGAAATCGAGGAAGCGTACCATGCCGTGACGGCCTCGCAGACGCAGGATATGTGCGCCCAGTTCCGCCGCGCGTATGACGTGGACGCGACGGTGAGCGACGAGCACATGGAGTTCTCGGCGCGGGCGGCAGTGGCATACGAGCAGGTCATCCTTCGCCACGACATTTCGGCATTCGGGTACTACTGGTGGGGGCAGAAAGATCTGATCACGCAGTTGCGGGCTCAGTCGAACCTGGCCGTCTCGCGCCTGGCGGCGATGGGCCGCCCCGGCGTCACCGAGGGCGACGTGAAGACCGCCATGGCGATGAAGATCCTTGACCTTCTGGGCGGAGGCGGGATGTTCGTCGAGTTCTTCGCCATCGACTACGATGCGGACTTTCTGCTGATGGGCCACGACGGGCCCAGCAACATCAACATGGCCGCCGGACGGCCGAAGCTCCAGCACCTCCAGGTGCATCACGGCAAGACCGGCCACGGGTTGGGGATCGACTTCGACGTGCGGCAAGGGCCCGCGACGCTGCTTAACGTCAGCCAGTTCGGCACGGGTGAGACGTTCAAGCTGATCGCCGCGCCAGCCGAGGTCGTCGCCGGCGACGTGTTGCAGATCGGCAACCCCAACTGCCGCATCAAGGTCGAGCGCCCGATCGAAGAGTTCTTCGACGCCTGGTGCCGCCAGGGTCCCGCCCACCACATCGCCCTGGGCAGCGGCGACCATCTGGCCGAATTGGAAACCTTCGCCCAGGCGATGGGGTTCGAGTTCGTGAAGATTTGACGCAGGTGATGCCGTGAGTTTCGCAGAATTGCAGAATGACGAGGCGCCGCATTGATGAACCCGGACTACATGCAGTGGGCCTTGGCTGATGGATTGGGGTTTCCCTCCCGCAGCGGCGATCTTGACGTGATGGCCGGATTCCGTGATCCGCCGGCGGGCTATGGCGAGGTGCCGTTCTGGTGGTGGACCGGCGACGTGCTCGACGCGCCTCGGCTGATCGCCCAGATCGAAGAACTGCACGCCAAGGGCGTCAGCGGCGTGCAGGTCAACTACTCGCACTACGACACGCCCAACGACTGGCTGACCGAGCAGGACGAGCCTTCCATCTTCTCGCCGCAGTGGTGGAAGGTTTACACGCAGGTTTCGCAGGCTTGCGCCAAGCTCGACATGGGCATCGGCATGAGCACCTATACGGTGGACTGGCCCGGACCCAAAAACCTCTTCTACCAATTGTTCTACTCCAAGGCGGAGCTCAACGCCTTCGAGCTCGAGGCCGGAGAATCTCGCAAGGCCGCCAGCGGCCAGACCGTCACGATTGACTGCCCTGCCGACCAGATCGCCGCGCGGGCGTATCCCGTCGTGAACGGTCAGCTCCAACGCGGCGGCGTGGACCTGGCGCCACATATAAAGGATGGCACGCTCACCTGGACCGCCCCACAGGGCCAGTGGGATGTCCGCACGTTCCGCAGCGTGCGAAAGGCCGGCACGCTCAACCCGATGATGAGCGGTGCGGGCGAGACCGTGATCGCCGGGTTCTTCCAGAAGTTTCAGGACCACAACGGCGGCTCATCGAAGGGCCTGAACTACTTCTTCAACGACGAGTTGCACGTGGGCATGGGCAAGTTCGCGTGGAACGGCGACTTCACGGCCGAATTCCGCCGCCGCAAGGGCTACGACCTGCTCGAAGTTCTGCCGGCGATGTGGGAGGACATCGGCCCGCTCACGCCGAAGGTTCGCATGGACTACGCCGACGTGCGCATGTCGTTGATGGAGGAGCGGTACTTCCGGCCGATCTTCCACTGGCACGCGTCGCGGGGGATGATCTTCGCCTGCGACAGCGGCGGGCGCGGGCGACATCCCAACGAGTTCGGCGACTACTTCCGCGCCACGCGCTGGTACACCGCGCCCGGACACGACACGCCCGGCGGCAAGGCCGACTTGATCAAGGGCAAGGTCTCGTCGTCCATCGCCAACCTGTACCAGCGGCCGCGCGTGTGGCTCGAGGGCTATCACAGCCTGGGCTGGGGGGCTGCGCCGGAGCTGCTGATGCACGCCACGCGCGAGAACTATCTGTACGGCTGCACGCTGCTGAACCTGCACGGGCTGTACTTCACCACGTACGGTTCGCACTGGGAATGGGCGCCGCCGTGCTATCACTTCCGCATGCCGTACTGGGCGCACATGGGCGTGTTCCTGAAATACTTCGAGCGTCTGTCGTACGTGATGAGCCAGGGCTGCCTTGCCGCCGACGTGGCGGTGGTCTACCCCGTCGCGCCGTACGAAGCCGAGATCGACGCCGACGCGGCGCGCGACACCGCCTTCGAACTGGCCCGCCAGCTCATCGCGGCCGGGATCAACTTCGAGTTCATCGACAACGACTCGCTCGCGCGGGCCTGCGTTGAGAACGGCCGCCTGGTCGTCAAAGACGCCGGCGCGTCATACCAAGCGCTGGTGCTGCCGAACATGAAAGCCGTGCGCTGGGCGACCATCGAGAAAGCGGCCGCATTCGCAGCCGGCGGCGGGAACGTGTACTGCGTCGGCTCGCTACCGATGGCGTCCGATCGCGCCGGGCGCGACGACGCGGAACTGGAGCGGATGAACGCCACGGCGTTTGCCCCGCAGCATCGACTGGCCGATGCAGCGGCGGCCGTCGAGGCCATCCGCGGCACGTTTGTGCAGGACGTGCGAGGCCTCGGCCAAACCGTGCGGGCGATTCACCGCAAGATCGGCCCGCGCGACGTGTACATGGTTCTGGACGCACAGCCGGGCGCCGTCGTCGAGTTCCGCGCCAAAGGCGCCGTCGAACTGCTCGACCCGTGGACCGGCGCGGCGGCGCCGCTGCATGTGGTCGCCCAGACGGCAACCGGCACGCAGGTTGAACTGCCGCTGGAACCTTACGAGGCGCAGGTGGTGGCGTTTACGCCAGGCAAGAAGCACGTGAACCCGGCGGCGAAGGACACCCGCCCCGAAACGGCCAAGCCGCTGCCCCGGACGTGGACCGTCGAGTTCGTGCCCACGATGGACAACGCCAACGGCGATTTCCGAATCCCTGTCACGAGCGACAATAAGATGATTGGAGTCGAAGCTCGCCGTTTCGCATGGGCGGGCGAAACCCAGGCATTGGCCAAGACCGCCATGCTCCCGCAAACCGACGACAGCAGTTGGGCGAGAAATCTGCATGGGTTCGGGACGCAGTTCTACGTGCTGGGCCCGGTGCCTGCCGACGTGGACACCTTGCAGCTTGACGCAAAACTCGCCGCCCTGTCGGCAGTCGATCCGCTCGTGCCCTTGGAAATCTCGGGCAAGAGCTTCACCTGGCGGCCCTACGACTTCTCGTGGCGATATGGCAAGGAAGAGGATCTCGGCCACCAGGGTTATCACGGCCTCAAGCGGACTGTCACCGACGACTTCCTCTGCCTGGGCAAGGCGGTGGACGGTCTCAACGAGACGCGCCACGAACCAGATGGCGGCCGCTACTACCTCTGGACCTCGGCGACCGTCGCGAAGCCGACGACGGCCGCGATCTGCGTCAGCCGCGGCGCCCCGGCCGACAAGAGCCACACCTCGCCGGTCATCACGCCGGCGGCGGTGTGCGTCAACGGCGCGGCTGTAGCGGACCTCGCGCAGGGCGTGGAACTCAAAGCCGGCGCCAATCCGGTTGTGGTGCGATACGATGCCGGCGGGCGCGGGCACTTCGTGATGCGAGACCAAGCCGTCGCCGTTCCGGCTGTGCGGCAGAAGCTGGCGATGCGCTGGTATGGCGACGCCGGCGTGATCCGCTTTGACGTGACGGCCGGTCGGCAAGAGACGCAGTGGCTGCGATTCCTCTCCGCCCCCGGCACCGCTTCCATCTGCGTGCAGGCGCGGGGCAGCGTCACGGCCTGGATGGACGGGCGGCCGATGCTCGCCAAGGGCGAC is from Planctomycetaceae bacterium and encodes:
- the prfB gene encoding peptide chain release factor 2 (programmed frameshift), translating into MAERTENLRDSIETLRARIKSIRDSLDFAGKKSRLGELETQMSAQGFWDNAEAAKIVVAELKAAKAVVDPIAAMTKRVEDAAALEELAREEGCDETMAEASGEVDKIAASLERLELATLLSGEHDAGSCYFSIHAGAGGTESCDWAEMLMRMYIRYFQRSGYATDEIDRVDGEEAGIRSVTFNVRGPYAYGYLSAERGVHRLVRVSPFDSQNRRHTSFASVDVLPELDDVVLDIDWAKEVREDIFRSSGPGGQNVNKVSSAIRLTHLETGIVVQCQNDRSQHKNRAEARKMLSAKLYQREQAKRDAELSKLYGEKGEIAFGNQIRSYVLYPYQLVRDERTDLKSPHTDRVLDGDIQEFIDAALRLRAEKGQ
- a CDS encoding DUF4159 domain-containing protein, which encodes MRRLALILLCVTLLFSLLAASADAKPRRKARKGAEPAAEFSDENVAKAIKSAIDFLYSAQNADGSWPAHGQFKTGPTAMATYALLSAGINPQEERLKKALEWLKANDSTHTYDLGLRCYAWHLANNSTLGRYREQLMKEAALLVASTATGSYGYTSDGKPAGGDHSNSQYGLLGVWAAAADGIDISPDYWNKVLKHWVGAQCDDGGWQYSGKAAVGKNTMTVAGIATLYICYDYSGLADANPGKRFDAIQKGLDWLDKNFAPGGDGYYNYGVERVGVAAGYKWFGEHDWYKEIASTLLRTQAPNGAWPGGWGDVPNTSFGLLFLIRGRQPILFNKLQHGGDWDRRSRDLAAVTRWVSLNLESEVNWQIVDFKHPVDEWHDASILYITGTSDPKLTPEHLEMLKKFVEDGGTIFTVVQQGGSAFNTAMQYAYKMMFPDYPIQPVDAKGALYSSYFDIKKASMFSEVTNGARPLVVHCDEDLAARWTSNRALTDPKNREYQLAYNVARYALDKTSDLPARGHVFWPKDAKAAANAKSIEVYRIKYKGRWNPEPRAWARFKDMMAQDENIVITLPEAVTLGDLPAGAKVAHMTGSGDGEFSDEEAKKLAAFVNGGGTLIIDSAGGNPAFTACVESLLRRAFPEPRNSLTSLSAVAPMFLLPDRVIEKCGFRMQTSVKVADRSPQFKCVTVAGGRAGVIFSPLDLTCGLIACRAGTINGYDIDTAFDLMRNLVIYADTVQAVPGSAASQPAAPAAPAAKPVVPDTSGVGGAY
- a CDS encoding tyrosine-protein phosphatase encodes the protein MARQTRRRWFIVVLLLVLAAGAGVLGLRAFDIDLLAPRSGNDTAFHATLSSTRPWAATMSKPGLPNLHQVSETLYRGAQPTEEGMKQLKAMGVRTIVNLRSMHSDRDEIGRTGLAYEHIRMNAWHAEDEDIIRFLQIVTDPARQPVFVHCQHGSDRTGTMCAVYRIAVQGWTKDQALQEMTEGDFGFHEIWQNLLVYINALDIEKIRLQAGIVR
- a CDS encoding glycosyl hydrolase, which translates into the protein MNPDYMQWALADGLGFPSRSGDLDVMAGFRDPPAGYGEVPFWWWTGDVLDAPRLIAQIEELHAKGVSGVQVNYSHYDTPNDWLTEQDEPSIFSPQWWKVYTQVSQACAKLDMGIGMSTYTVDWPGPKNLFYQLFYSKAELNAFELEAGESRKAASGQTVTIDCPADQIAARAYPVVNGQLQRGGVDLAPHIKDGTLTWTAPQGQWDVRTFRSVRKAGTLNPMMSGAGETVIAGFFQKFQDHNGGSSKGLNYFFNDELHVGMGKFAWNGDFTAEFRRRKGYDLLEVLPAMWEDIGPLTPKVRMDYADVRMSLMEERYFRPIFHWHASRGMIFACDSGGRGRHPNEFGDYFRATRWYTAPGHDTPGGKADLIKGKVSSSIANLYQRPRVWLEGYHSLGWGAAPELLMHATRENYLYGCTLLNLHGLYFTTYGSHWEWAPPCYHFRMPYWAHMGVFLKYFERLSYVMSQGCLAADVAVVYPVAPYEAEIDADAARDTAFELARQLIAAGINFEFIDNDSLARACVENGRLVVKDAGASYQALVLPNMKAVRWATIEKAAAFAAGGGNVYCVGSLPMASDRAGRDDAELERMNATAFAPQHRLADAAAAVEAIRGTFVQDVRGLGQTVRAIHRKIGPRDVYMVLDAQPGAVVEFRAKGAVELLDPWTGAAAPLHVVAQTATGTQVELPLEPYEAQVVAFTPGKKHVNPAAKDTRPETAKPLPRTWTVEFVPTMDNANGDFRIPVTSDNKMIGVEARRFAWAGETQALAKTAMLPQTDDSSWARNLHGFGTQFYVLGPVPADVDTLQLDAKLAALSAVDPLVPLEISGKSFTWRPYDFSWRYGKEEDLGHQGYHGLKRTVTDDFLCLGKAVDGLNETRHEPDGGRYYLWTSATVAKPTTAAICVSRGAPADKSHTSPVITPAAVCVNGAAVADLAQGVELKAGANPVVVRYDAGGRGHFVMRDQAVAVPAVRQKLAMRWYGDAGVIRFDVTAGRQETQWLRFLSAPGTASICVQARGSVTAWMDGRPMLAKGDGRFVPGRPCPRAAVIALRIKSETGCIGGATVPEPVTIQTDGRGEMPLGDWSKMGVLNNYSGGVRYSTSVTLTADEAQGAITLGLGHVAGTAEVYINGQSAGVRVAPPWKVGVSGLFKAGLNTVEVLVYNTLANHYQTIPSRYRGEPVSGLIGPVRLLIVARASRP